One Desulfovibrio sp. X2 genomic window, GGGCTCTTCGGCGACTGCGACTTCGCGGGGATGAAGGACAAGGCGGCGGCCATGACCCCGGTGCCCGGCGGCGTGGGGCCCATGACCATCGCCATGCTCATGTCCAACACCGTGCAGGCCTACAGGGCGCACGTGGGGAAATAATCGTGCGGCCGCATGGCGCTTCCCTCCCGAACGTGCTAAGGGTGGCGATGACCGCCGCCCTTTTCCTGCTCGCGGGCCTGTCTGCGGACCTGTCCGCCGGTCTGCCCGCAGGGGCGGCACAGCCGACCAGCCCGGAGGGCGCCATGTCCCTGACCATCACCTCCCCGGCCTTCGCGTCCGGCTCGCCCATCCCCGCCCGCTTCTCGTGCGACGGCGAGGACGTCTCGCCCGCACTCGCCTGGAAGGGCGCGCCGACGGGGACCGTCTCCCTGGCCCTGCTCGTGGACGACCCGGACGCGCCCGTGGGCGACTGGGTGCACTGGATCGTCTTCAACCTGCCCGCGGACAGCACCGGCCTGCCGGAGAACGCGGGCCCGGCCGGGGAGCCCGGCCGCGACGGGAAGAACTCCTGGGGCCGACAGGGCTGGGGCGGGCCCTGCCCGCCCGGCGGCAGGCACCGCTACTTCTTCAAGCTCTTCGCCCTGGACGCGGTCCTGGACCTGCCGCAGGGCGCCACCAAGAAGCAACTGCTTTCGGCCATGCAAGGGCATATCCTGGCCCGGGCCGAACTCATGGGGACATACGCCAGATGAGCATCAACCTGCACGTCACCGAGCACGACAACTGCATCGTGGCCCGGCCCGAGACCAAGGACCTGCGCTTCGACGTCAGCAACGAGTTCAAGCAGGCCCTGGTGGAGCTCATAGAGGCCAGGCCGGACCACCTGGTCATCGACATCTCGGACATCGAGTTCGTGGACTCCACGGCGCTCTCGGCCTTCATCGCCGCCAAGTCGCGGCTCGCGGCCAAGGGCAAGACGCTCGTCCTCTTCGGCCAGTCCAAGGCCGTGACCGGCGTGCTGCGCCTGACCTCCCTCGACAAGTTCCTGAACCTCATGCCCGACCTCGACGCGGCCCTGGCCTCCCTGGCCGCGCCCGCCTGAGGCGGCCTTCGGCCGAGGCGGGCACGGGCTTCGGCCCGGAACGGGAGCGCCCCTTCCGCCTCTGCCGTACGACGGCGCGGAAGGGGCTCTCGTGCGTGCCTCGGGAACGGGCGCAGGAAGGGCGAAGGGGAAGCGCAGACCGGCTGAGCGAGGGAACGGTGCTGAAGCAGGAGTGAACCGGCGCGGGAATCCGTCCCGTGGACAGTCTATTCGTTGACGGCGTCCATGAGGATGCGGTCCGGCGTGAAGATCACCTTCTTCCGCCCGTCCGCAAGCTCGCTGCGCCACTCGCCGATGCCCTCGAAATAGACCGTGTCCTGGTTCTTGAGGGCGTTGGTGATGACCGTGGACATCACGGTCATCACCTTCTCCGCGTCATCCATGCTCGCGAGGCACTGCGGCATGGTGTCCCGCAAGGCGTTCGCGAAAGTCTTCGTGTCGATGCTCATGGTCGTCTCCTTTGCTTGTTCGGGGTTCCGGGGTTCTTCACAGATTGCCGGGAGCGTATCGCAGCGGCACGGGTGTGGGAAGGAGGGAGACGAAAAAAGGCGGCCCTCCGGGGCCCGCTGCGGGCGTCTTCCCGGCCGCGGCCCTGCCGCGCGCTGCTTTCCGGCGTAAAAAAACGCACAGCCCTTGCGCGGCGGCCCCGCCTGGCGTATGCCGGGGCCTGGTCGGCAGTTCACCGAGGCGTCGCCGCCCCGCAAGGGGAGCTAAACCTGCCGCGTTTTCCTTTCCGCAGACACCTTATCCCGTGCCTGGTCGGAAGACGGCGACCACCGGCGTCCGCAGCCGCGGAACGGCACGTCAGAGGGATAAGCCATGCCCAGAACACCGCTGCCGTACTTCGTGGGCGACATCTCCGCCCTGGCCCGCTCGCTCAAGGGGCAGCTCGCCGCGCGCGAGACGACCCCGAGCCACCTCGAGCTGTTGAACATGCTCGCGCGCTCCGCGGGCTGCCGCAACTTCCAGCACTTCCGCGCCCAGACCGCGCCCGCCGTGCCGGGTGCACCGGCCGACGCCGGGCCCGAAGCCGCCGCCCCCGCCGTGGACCCGGCGCGCCTGCGCCGCCTGCTGCGCTTCTTCGACGCCGAAGGGCGCCTGGTGCGCTGGCCGGGCAAGCACGGCCAGCGGGCGGCCTGCCTGTGGGTCCTGTGGGCCGCGCTGCCCGCGCGCCGCGTGCTCACGGAGCCGGAGATCGACGGCTGCCTCAAGTCCGGCCACCTCTTCGGCGACCACGTGCTGCTCAGGCGCTGGCTGTGCGACCTGGGGCTCGTCGAGCGCACGCCCGACTGCCGCGAGTACCGCCGCATAGAGCGCCGCCCCCCGCAGGAGGCCCTGGCCCTCATCGGCTCCGTGCGCAGCCGCAGCGCCCCGGCCGCCTGAGGCCGGACCGCTTCCCGTTGCGTGCCGGGCGGCCCGGCCGCCCGGCCGTGATCCGTCTCCCCAGGGAGGATTCCCGCGCGGGAACCCTCCCTGGGTTCGCCTTCTCCGTGCCTTCCTTTTCTTGCTTCGCAGACTGTACCGCCGTTCAGTAAATGTTCCGGGAAAGGTCTCCGCAGGGATTGAGGCGCAGGGCCGGAGAGGCCACGGGAAGGGGAGCTGGACCTGCTGAACGGTTTGAATGCGACGCGAAAAAATCACCCATTCTCCTCGGATTTGTATTGACTCACCCTGTTTCATCTGCAAACATAATCAAGTAATTCAGGGTGGATATTGGTTCTTGCCTTTGCTGCCTCACCAGGCCGCGATACCCGTGTGGGGCAGGGATTCCGGTCACGCCTTCGCAAAATGGGCGTGCGTGGCAGGGGGAAAACGTCATTTGTCTTGTCTGAATGTTCAGGCAGAAAGTTTTCAGGAGCGCGAGGCTTCCTGGAGCGTGCGGCGGCGCACCGGCAAGGCCGGATACTGCGCCGGTGCCGGCGGGGGAGCCTTGCGCTGAGTGCGTCGGCGGCCGCAGCCTGCGGGCGGCCGCCAGGGCCACGGACATCGGGTCCGGCCCGGGCGCAGGGGGAGTGATTCGGACGCGCTCCGCAGCACGGGGGACGGGGCGCGCAGAACGCAGGACGACCTGCCCGGGGAACCCGGGCGCCGCCCCGAGGCGCTACAGTCAACGAGGAGGGAGCCTCATGCAGTGGCTCAACGATCGCAACATCGGCACCAAGCTTCTTGGCAGCTACATACTCCTGCTTCTGCTCATGGGCGGAGTGGGGTTCATCGGCGTGAGCGACATGGGAGAGATAAACGGCCTGCTGACCGGCGTGGTCAACGACGACCTGCATCCCATCATGGCCATCGACTCGGCGAACATCGACCTGCTGCACTTCGCCCGCAACGCCTACCGCATGGCCGTGAGCGACGACGCGGCCGACATGGCCGCCTTCCGCAAGAAGGCCGATGACAGCGTGGCCGACCTGCACAAGACCCTCGACGAGTATGCCGCCGGGAATCTCTCCGGCAAGGAGAGGGAGCTCCTGGCGAAGTTCAAGCCCGCCTTCGCGGGCTACCAGGACGCCGTGCACAAGGCCATGGACCTGTTCCAGGCCGGCGACAAGCCGGGCGGGATCCAGCTCCTGGTCGGCGACGGCGCGCGGCTCTCCGCCGAGTCCAACGACCTGCTCGGGCAGCTCTCCGAGGAGAACCGCCTGCAGGCCGCGGACACGGCGGCGTCCGCCGAGAAGACCTACCGGCAGTCGCGCCTGGTCATGGTCAGCATCATCGGGGCGGCCGCGGCGCTCGGGCTTCTCATCGGCCTCGTCCTTTCCCGGCTCATCTCGCGCGGGGTCCGGCAGTGCGCGGACTTCGCCCTGTCCCTGTCCCGGGGCGACCTGAGCGGCACGCTCGCCCTCGAGCAGAAGGACGAGATCGGCGTGATGGCCGACTCCATGCGCGCCGTGGCCGCGGCCGAGGCCGACGTGGCCCAGAAGCTCGGCATCCTTTCCGAGGGCGACCTGCGCATCGCGGTCAAGGAGCGCTCGGACAAGGACGCCCTCATGCGCTCCATCGCCGAGATGATCGACAGGCTCACGAACATCGTGAACGACGTGCAGAACGGCGCGGAGAACGTGGCCGCGGGCAGCGAGGAGATGAGCAGCAGCTCGGAGAGCCTGTCGCAGGGCGCGTCCGAGCAGGCCTCGGCCGTGGAGGAGTGCTCCTCCTCCATGGAGGAGATGGCCTCGTCCATCAACCAGAACGCGGAGAACGCGCGCCAGACCGAGGCCATCGCCACCAAGGCCTCCCAGGACGCGCGCGAGTCCGGTGAGGCCGTGACCAGGACCGTGGCGGCCATGAAGGAGATCGCGGGCAGGATCTCGATCATCGAGGAGATCGCGCGCCAGACCGATCTCCTGGCGCTGAACGCCGCCGTGGAGGCCGCGCGCGCGGGCGAGCACGGCAAGGGCTTCGCCGTGGTGGCCGCGGAGGTCAGGAAGCTGGCCGAGCGCAGCCAGGGCGCGGCCGCGGAGATCAACAAGCTCTCCGCCGAGTCCACCGCCGTGGCCGAGCGCGCGGGCAGCCTGCTCGAGAAGCTGGTGCCCGACATCCAGCGCACCGCGGACCTCGTGCAGGAGATCTCGGCCACGAGCCAGGAGCAGAACGTCGGCGCCGAGCAGGTCAACCAGGCCCTGCAGCAGCTCGACCAGGTCATCCAGCAGAACGCTTCGGCCTCCGAGGAGCTGGCCTCCACGGCCGAGGAGCTCTCGAGCCAGGCCGAGGAGCTGCAGTCGTCCATCTCCTTCTTCACCACGGACTCGGCCAGCGCCGCCGCCCCGGCCCCGCGCGCGGCCCTCGCCCGGCGGCATCGCAAGGCCCCGGCCCAGGAAAGGCTTCCGGCTCCCGCCCTGAAGAAGCAGGCGGCCCCGAAGCGGGCGGCGGTGAAGCTGCGCCTGGACGACGAGATCGACGACAACGCCTTCGAGCGGTACTAGCGCCGGGCACGAGGGCCGCGGCCGGACTCCCGGCCGCGCCCGCATACGCGAGGAAGAGCCATGAGCGAGCACGAGAGCGAGACATTGCAGCGTTTCCTGACGCTGACCCTGGACAGGGAGCACTTCGCCCTGGACATCTATTCGGTGCGCGAGATCCTGGACATGACGGACATCACGCGCATCCCGCAGACTCCGGAGTACATGCGCGGGGTGGTCAACGTGCGCGGCAGCGCCGTGCCCGTGGTGGACCTGCGCCTGAAGTTCGGCATGCCCGCGGCCGAGCGCACGCTGAACACCCGCATCGTGATCCTCGAGATCGCGCGCGGGGAGAAGGCCTCGGCCGTCGGCGTCATCGCCGACTCGGTCAAGGAGGTGCTGGAGATCGACTCCGCCAGGATCGACCCGCCGCCGCGCATGGGCACCGGGATCAAGGTGGACTTCATCAAGGGCATCGCCCGCCACGAGGACCGCTTCCTGATCGTCCTGGACATCGCCCGGGTCTTCAGCACCGACGAGGTGCTGGCCCTGGACGGCCTCTCCCTGCGCCGCGACGAGGCCGGGGAGGGCGGGGAGGACGCCCCTGGCGACAGGGCTTCGGCCGCCTAGGCGGTCTCCCGCGCAAGAAGGGACGGCAAACGGACCCGACCGGACGGGAAGGGGGGAGAGATGCGCATCGAGTTTACCGGCGACTGCACCGTGGCCGAGGCCGCGGAGCTGAAGGCACGGCTCCTCGGGGCCCTTGCGGGCGGCGAGGCCGTGGAGGCGAGCTTCGCGGGGGTCGCGCGGGCGGACATGTCCTTCTTCGAGCTCGTGCGCGCGGCGCAGGCCGACTTCGCCCGGCGCGGCCTGCCCCTCCGCCTGCTGCCCGACCTGCCCCCGCATCTTTGCCGCGCGGCCGCGTGGACCGGGCTCGCCGAACTGTGCCCGGCGCGATGAGGAGCGCGGCATGATGCAGGAACACGATCCGGTCGACATCTTCCGCGAAGAGGTGCGCGAGCTCCTGGCCGACCTCGAGGAGACCCTGCTCGAGCTCGAGGGGGACCCCTGCGACGCCGACAAGGTGGCCCGCGCCTTCCGCGACCTGCACACCATCAAGGGCTCGGGCGCCATGTTCGGCTTCGCCGAGATAGCCCGCTTCACCCACGACCTCGAGACCGCCTTCGACCGCGTGCGCAGCAATACCCTGCCCCTCTCCGCGGAGCTGCTCGGCATCGCGCTCGAGGCCAAGGACCACATCCAGGCCCTGCTCGGCACGAGTCAGGACGGCGCGGGGCTGACCGAGGCCTCGGACGCCCTCCTGGCCCGCCTGGCCCGGCTCCTCGAATCCCCGGGCAAGGACGCCTGCCCCCCCGGGGCGGACCTCGCGGCCGAGCCCGCGGGGGAGCACGGCGCGCACCGGGAGGCCACCTTCTGGGTGCGCTACCGGCCCACGCCCGACTCCTTCGTCACCGGATGCGACCCCCTGGGCCTGATCGAGGAGCTCTGCGGCCTGGGCGAGAGCGTGGTGGTCTTTCATCCCGGCGAGCCCGCTCCGCTCGCGGAGCACGACCCCGAGCGGCCCCACGGCTGGTGGGACGTGCTCCTGGCCACGGGGCAGGGCGAGAACGCCGTGCGCGACGTCTTCCTCTTCGTGGACGACGGCGGGGCCGTGCGCGTGGAGCATGTCGGCGACGGCCGCCCGCGCAGGGACGACCTGGACCGGCTGGCCGCCGTGGCGGGCGAATGCCGGGATGCCGCCTGCGAAGACGGGCTGCCCGAGCTGCTGCGCCGCTCCCTGCGCGAGAAGCTGGAACGGCGCCGCGCGCCCAAGGCCGCGGAGGCCGCTTCTGCCGGGCGCGGCGATTCCAGCATCCGCGTGGATGCGAGCCGCCTGGACCACCTCGTGAACATGGTCGGGGAGATGGTCATCATCCAGTCCCGGCTGAGCCAGGCCGTGGACAAGGCGCTGGACCGCGCCGTCCTGGCCCAGATCGCCGAGGACCTGCAGCGCCTCACCGACGCCATGCGCGACAACGCGCTCGGGCTGCGCATGCTGCCCATCGGCACGGTCTACGGCAACCTGCGACGCCTGGTGCGCGACGTGAGCGCCTCGCTCGGCAAGAACGTGGAGTTCGTGGCCGAGGGCGGGGACACCGAGCTCGACAAGACGGTCATCGACCGCCTGAAGGACCCCCTGGTGCACATCCTGCGCAACAGCCTGGACCACGGCATCGAGTCGCCCGCCGAGCGCGCCGCAGCGGGCAAGGCCGAGCAGGGCACCGTGCGCCTGTGGGCGGGCCACGTGAGCGGCGAGGTGGTCATCCGCGTGAGCGACGACGGCAAGGGGCTCGACCAGGAGAAGATCAGGCGCAAGGCCCAGGCCATGGGGCTCATAGCGCCGGAGGCCGAGCTCGAGCGCAAGGAGCTCCTGAACCTCATCTTCGAGCCGGGCTTCTCCACCGCGGAGAAGGTCTCGGACCTCTCGGGACGCGGCGTGGGCATGGACGTGGTCAAGCGCTCCATCGAGGCCCTGCGCGGCAAGATGGAGATCGACAGCGAGCCCGGCAAGGGCGTCGTCCTGACCGTCCGCCTGCCGCTGACCCTGGCCATCATCGACGGCTTCTGCGTGCTCATCGGCTCGGGCTCCTACATCGTGCCCCTCACGGCGCTGCGCGGCTTCCAGGAGCGCCCCTGCGGCCAGGACCACCCCGTGGTCGGGGTCATCGAGCGCATGGGCAGGCTCCTGCCCTGCGTCAACCTGCGCGCCCTCTTCGGGGTCGCGGAGGAGCGGCCGGACTACGAGCGCATCGTGGTGGCGGAGGTGGGGGGAACGGAGATCGGCCTGGCCGTGGACAAGGTCGTCGGGCGGCAGCAGGCGGTCATCAAGAGCCTGGACGAGATGTATCGGAACGTCGCCTTCATCTCGGGCACCACCATCAACGGCGACGGCAGCATCTCCCTGATCCTGGACGTGCAGCGGCTCGTGGAGTTCGCCGCCGCGCGGGCCGAGGGCGCGGCCTGACGGAGCCTGGTCGCGCGGGCCGCCGCGCGAGCGCGGCGGAAAAAGGGCCGCGCGCCGGACAGGCGCGCGGCCCTTTGCGCATGCAGCGGCCGGATGATCCCGCCTAGTCGTCGTCCGGCATGAGCTGCAGCAGCGTGGCGCGCAGCTCGTCCAGCTCCACGGGCTTCGATATGTAGTGGGTCATGCCCGCCGCGAGGAAGCGCTCGGTGTCCCCGGACATGGCGTGGGCCGTGAGGGCCACGATGGGAATGTCCGGGTTCCACTTGCCGTGGCCGTCCTCGCGGATGCGCCGGGTGGTCTCCAGGCCGTCCATCTCCGGCATCTGGATGTCCATGAACACGGCGTCGAAGCTCTGTCGGGCCAGGACGTCCAGGGCCTTCAGGCCGTTCTCCACGCCCACCGCCTCCTGGCCGAGCCTGGCCAGGAAATGCATGAGCGCCTTGCGGTTCACCGCCTCGTCCTCGACCACCAGGATGCGCCGTTTCTTGAGCTCGCCTTCGGCGGCGGCGATGCGGTCCTTCGCGACGGCCGCGACCTCATCCGGGCTCGCGGGCTTCAGGCAGAGGGTGATGTGCGCCTCGGTTCCCTGTCCCACCTCGCTGGTGACGAGCAGGCTGCCGCCCATGAGGTTGACGAGCTTCTTGACGATGGCCAGCCCGAGGCCCGTGCCCTTGTGCGTGCGCGTGTAGGCCCCCTCGAGCTGGGTGAAGGCTTCGAAGATGGAGCCGAGCTTGTCGTCCGGGATGCCGACGCCCGTGTCCGTGACGCTCATGTGCAGGCTGATGAAGCCGGGCTGGGGGCACCGGGGCAGGGGATATATCTCCAGGCTCACTCCGCCGTTTTGCGTGTACTTCACGGCGTTGCCCACCAGGTTGAAGAGCACTTGGCGCAGGCGCCCGGCGTCGCCCCTGAAGTGGCGCGGCAGGGCCGGGTCCACGGAGCAGGTCAGGGTGAGCCCCTTGCGCGCGGCCTCGTTGGTGAAGGCGCCGAGCACGGGCTTGAGCACGGCCTGGAGATCGAACGGCTCCTTCTCGATGCGCAGAGCGCCTGCCTCGATCTTGGAGATGTCCAGGATGTCCGAGAGGATCTGCAGGAGGTTGCGGCTGGAGGCCAGGGCCGTGTTCAGGTAGTCGCGCTGCTCCGCGTCGAGCCTGGTGCCGAGCGCCATCTGGAGCATGCCCATGACCCCGTTCAGCGGCGTCCTGATCTCGTGGCTGATGGTCGCCAGGAACTCGTTCTTGACCGCGCTCGCGACCTGCGCCTCCTCCTTGGCCCGGCGAAGCGAGTCCTCGCGCTCCCGGTCCGCGGTCACGTCCTCGAAGATGGTGTAGACCTGGAACGGCTTGTCCTCGCCCTCCCTGAACTGCGGCACGGCGCTGACCACGATCCAGCGGCAGGCGTCGCGGCGCGGGTTGTGCACGCCCATGAGCACGTCGCGCACCTCGCGGCCCGTGGAGAGCGCGATCATGGCCGGCTGCTCCTCGGGCGGCAGGGCCGAGCCGTCCTCGCGCAGGGCCCGCCACTGCGGGCTGTCGGAGGCCCGGGAGACAAGCATGTCCAGGGGAATGCCGAGGATTTCGGTGGCCGCGAAGTTGGCCCGGATGACGCGGCCCGCGGCGTCCTGGAACAGGGCGCCCTGGTCCATGGATTCGAACAGGTAGCGCAGCTGCGACTCGCTCTCGCGCAAGGCCTCCTCGGTCTCGCGGCGGCGCGTGACGTCGAGCATGGTCACGACCACGCCCGCCGCCTTCCTGTTCTCGTCGAGGTAGGGCAGCACGCGCAGCAGGTACCAGGTGCCCTCCGCCTGGCGCGCCTCGATCTCCTCGGGCAGGCCGGAGGAGACGACCTTGCGCAGCACGGGCAGGAGATCGAGCCCCTGCAGGGTGTGGGAGATGTGCTGGAAGGGCCGCCCCACGTCCTGGGGCAGGATGTTCAGCACCTTGGTGGCCGGGGGCGTGAACTTGCGGATGCGCAGCTTGTCGTCCAGGAACAGCGTCCCGATGTCCGTGCTGCGCATGAGGTTGTCCAGGTCCGCGTTGAGCTCGGTCAGCTCGCGGATCTTGGTCTCGTACTCCGCGTTGACCGTGTAGAGCTCCTCGTTGACCGAGTGCAGCTCCTCGTTGGTGCTCTGCAGCTCCTCGTTGGAGGCGATGAGCTCCTCGTTGGATGCCTGCAGCTCCTCGTTCGAGGTCTCCAGCTCCTCGATGGTCGACTGCAGGCTCTCGCGCAGGTTCTGGGTCTCGCGCTCCAGCTCCTCGATGCGCTCGCGCGAGTGCGTGCTCGCGTCGAAGGCCTTGCTCTTGTCCTGCACCTCCGGACTCAGGGGGCGCTCCTCGACGAAGGTGACGAGGTAGTACCCCTCGCCGGATATCCTGTCGTTGATGGGCTCCACGCGAAGGGTCACCGGGAAGTGCTGGTCGGGCGTGCCCATCTTCACGCTGTGGTAGGTCACGGCCTCCTGGGTCTTGACGGCCCGCTGGAAGGCCGAGGCCAGGGCGATGCGCGCGTCGCCCTCGATCATGGAGAGGACGTCCGGGCTCACCCGGCCGACGGGGATGAAGAGGAAGTTCCTGATCTGGCCGAAGGCGTGGATGATCTCCTTGCGCTCGTTGACCAGCACCCCGGTGGGCATATAGCGGTCCAGGATGGAGTCGTAGGCGCGCAGCAGGCGCTGGTCCACGCCTATGGGGGCGGCGTTTTGGCGCGCCCGTCCGGCCAGGACCGGGGCCGTGGACAGGGGGAAGCGGGGGCCGATGGGCAGGCGCACGTCGCGTTTCTTGCGGAAGATCTTCCAATGCTGGTCCAGGACGTCGAACTCGTCCGCGAGGTCGCCGAGCGTCTCGCTCGGCCCGAGGAAGAGCACGCCCTTGGGCTTCAGGGCGAAGTGGAAGAGCGAGCAGATCTTCTTCTGGGCCGCGGACTGCAGATAGATGAGGAAGTTGCGGCAGCTGATGAGGTCGAGCTTGGTGAAGGGCGGGTCGCGCAGCAGGTCCTGCTCCGCGAAGATGACCAGGCGCCTGATCTCGGCCGAGACCTGGAATCCGCCGTCCGGCAGGTTGATGAAATACTTCTCCAGGTAGTGCAGGGGCAGGTCGTTGAGACAGGTCTTGGAATAGAGGGCCTGCGCGGCGCGCGCCAGGGATTCCTTGTGCACGTCGGTGGCGAAGACCTTGAGATCGATCGGCGACTGCGCGGCGTCGAGGGCCTCGCGCGCGATCATGGCCAGGGAGTATGCCTCCTCGCCCGTGGCGCAGGCCGGGACCCATATCCTGAACTCGTGACGCGGTGCGGCCTGCTCCTGGAGCAGGCGGGAGATGACGCGCTCGAGCGTCTTGAAGGCGTCGTAGTCGCGGAAGAACGAGGTCACGCCGATGAGCAGGTCCTTGTACAGGTTCTCGAGCTCGTCGCTGTTGCCGGAGAGCACGGCGATGTAGTCGTGCAGCGTGTCCAGCTTGAGCATCGCCATGCGGCGCTCGATGCGGCGGTTGATGGTGGCCTTCTTGTAGAGCGCGAAGTCGAGCTTGAAGGCTTCGCGCAGCAGGGCGAGCACGGAGTCGTAGGCGTCTTCCGGCGGGGGCGGGGCCAGGGGGCCGGCCGGCTTGCCGAAGTCCAGCGAGTAACGGGTCAGGATGGCCGGCATGTCCTCGGGCGCGGCCACCGCGTCCACCTCGCCGGTCTCCACCGCGCTGCCGGGCATGCCGTCGAAATGGGCGGTTTCGCTGCTCTGCACGATGACCAGGCCGCCCTGGGCCCGGATATCCCGGATGCCGCGCGAGCCGTCCGAGCCGCTGCCCGAGAGGACGATGCCCACGGCGCGGTTGCCCGCGTCGGCCGCCAGGGAGCGGAAGAAGACGTCCACGGGCATGCTCGGGCCGTCCGGGTCCTTGTCCGTGAGCAGCAGGCGGCCGCCGGAGATGGCCATCTCCTTCTTGGGCGGAATGAGGTAGATCTCGTCGGCCAGAACCTCCATGCCGTTCTCGGCCCGGTTGATCTTCATGGACGTATGCCGGGAGAGGATCTCGTCCATGAGGCTCTTGAAGTCCGGGGAGAGGTGCTGGATGACGATGAAGGCCATGCCCGTGTCGTCGGGCATGTTCGCGAAAAGGGTTTCGAGGGGGTCAAGGCCGCCGGCGGAGGCGCCGATGCCGACGTAAAAGGTAGGTTTCCGAGGCGCGGTGTTTGTCATGCGACGTCCTGTTCAGAGGTTGAATGCCCGCAGCGCGGCGCAGGATGCCCATACCGTATCCGTCA contains:
- a CDS encoding methyl-accepting chemotaxis protein, with translation MQWLNDRNIGTKLLGSYILLLLLMGGVGFIGVSDMGEINGLLTGVVNDDLHPIMAIDSANIDLLHFARNAYRMAVSDDAADMAAFRKKADDSVADLHKTLDEYAAGNLSGKERELLAKFKPAFAGYQDAVHKAMDLFQAGDKPGGIQLLVGDGARLSAESNDLLGQLSEENRLQAADTAASAEKTYRQSRLVMVSIIGAAAALGLLIGLVLSRLISRGVRQCADFALSLSRGDLSGTLALEQKDEIGVMADSMRAVAAAEADVAQKLGILSEGDLRIAVKERSDKDALMRSIAEMIDRLTNIVNDVQNGAENVAAGSEEMSSSSESLSQGASEQASAVEECSSSMEEMASSINQNAENARQTEAIATKASQDARESGEAVTRTVAAMKEIAGRISIIEEIARQTDLLALNAAVEAARAGEHGKGFAVVAAEVRKLAERSQGAAAEINKLSAESTAVAERAGSLLEKLVPDIQRTADLVQEISATSQEQNVGAEQVNQALQQLDQVIQQNASASEELASTAEELSSQAEELQSSISFFTTDSASAAAPAPRAALARRHRKAPAQERLPAPALKKQAAPKRAAVKLRLDDEIDDNAFERY
- a CDS encoding chemotaxis protein CheW, which codes for MSEHESETLQRFLTLTLDREHFALDIYSVREILDMTDITRIPQTPEYMRGVVNVRGSAVPVVDLRLKFGMPAAERTLNTRIVILEIARGEKASAVGVIADSVKEVLEIDSARIDPPPRMGTGIKVDFIKGIARHEDRFLIVLDIARVFSTDEVLALDGLSLRRDEAGEGGEDAPGDRASAA
- a CDS encoding YbhB/YbcL family Raf kinase inhibitor-like protein yields the protein MSLTITSPAFASGSPIPARFSCDGEDVSPALAWKGAPTGTVSLALLVDDPDAPVGDWVHWIVFNLPADSTGLPENAGPAGEPGRDGKNSWGRQGWGGPCPPGGRHRYFFKLFALDAVLDLPQGATKKQLLSAMQGHILARAELMGTYAR
- a CDS encoding chemotaxis protein CheB, translated to MTNTAPRKPTFYVGIGASAGGLDPLETLFANMPDDTGMAFIVIQHLSPDFKSLMDEILSRHTSMKINRAENGMEVLADEIYLIPPKKEMAISGGRLLLTDKDPDGPSMPVDVFFRSLAADAGNRAVGIVLSGSGSDGSRGIRDIRAQGGLVIVQSSETAHFDGMPGSAVETGEVDAVAAPEDMPAILTRYSLDFGKPAGPLAPPPPEDAYDSVLALLREAFKLDFALYKKATINRRIERRMAMLKLDTLHDYIAVLSGNSDELENLYKDLLIGVTSFFRDYDAFKTLERVISRLLQEQAAPRHEFRIWVPACATGEEAYSLAMIAREALDAAQSPIDLKVFATDVHKESLARAAQALYSKTCLNDLPLHYLEKYFINLPDGGFQVSAEIRRLVIFAEQDLLRDPPFTKLDLISCRNFLIYLQSAAQKKICSLFHFALKPKGVLFLGPSETLGDLADEFDVLDQHWKIFRKKRDVRLPIGPRFPLSTAPVLAGRARQNAAPIGVDQRLLRAYDSILDRYMPTGVLVNERKEIIHAFGQIRNFLFIPVGRVSPDVLSMIEGDARIALASAFQRAVKTQEAVTYHSVKMGTPDQHFPVTLRVEPINDRISGEGYYLVTFVEERPLSPEVQDKSKAFDASTHSRERIEELERETQNLRESLQSTIEELETSNEELQASNEELIASNEELQSTNEELHSVNEELYTVNAEYETKIRELTELNADLDNLMRSTDIGTLFLDDKLRIRKFTPPATKVLNILPQDVGRPFQHISHTLQGLDLLPVLRKVVSSGLPEEIEARQAEGTWYLLRVLPYLDENRKAAGVVVTMLDVTRRRETEEALRESESQLRYLFESMDQGALFQDAAGRVIRANFAATEILGIPLDMLVSRASDSPQWRALREDGSALPPEEQPAMIALSTGREVRDVLMGVHNPRRDACRWIVVSAVPQFREGEDKPFQVYTIFEDVTADREREDSLRRAKEEAQVASAVKNEFLATISHEIRTPLNGVMGMLQMALGTRLDAEQRDYLNTALASSRNLLQILSDILDISKIEAGALRIEKEPFDLQAVLKPVLGAFTNEAARKGLTLTCSVDPALPRHFRGDAGRLRQVLFNLVGNAVKYTQNGGVSLEIYPLPRCPQPGFISLHMSVTDTGVGIPDDKLGSIFEAFTQLEGAYTRTHKGTGLGLAIVKKLVNLMGGSLLVTSEVGQGTEAHITLCLKPASPDEVAAVAKDRIAAAEGELKKRRILVVEDEAVNRKALMHFLARLGQEAVGVENGLKALDVLARQSFDAVFMDIQMPEMDGLETTRRIREDGHGKWNPDIPIVALTAHAMSGDTERFLAAGMTHYISKPVELDELRATLLQLMPDDD
- a CDS encoding STAS domain-containing protein, with translation MRIEFTGDCTVAEAAELKARLLGALAGGEAVEASFAGVARADMSFFELVRAAQADFARRGLPLRLLPDLPPHLCRAAAWTGLAELCPAR
- a CDS encoding chemotaxis protein CheA → MMQEHDPVDIFREEVRELLADLEETLLELEGDPCDADKVARAFRDLHTIKGSGAMFGFAEIARFTHDLETAFDRVRSNTLPLSAELLGIALEAKDHIQALLGTSQDGAGLTEASDALLARLARLLESPGKDACPPGADLAAEPAGEHGAHREATFWVRYRPTPDSFVTGCDPLGLIEELCGLGESVVVFHPGEPAPLAEHDPERPHGWWDVLLATGQGENAVRDVFLFVDDGGAVRVEHVGDGRPRRDDLDRLAAVAGECRDAACEDGLPELLRRSLREKLERRRAPKAAEAASAGRGDSSIRVDASRLDHLVNMVGEMVIIQSRLSQAVDKALDRAVLAQIAEDLQRLTDAMRDNALGLRMLPIGTVYGNLRRLVRDVSASLGKNVEFVAEGGDTELDKTVIDRLKDPLVHILRNSLDHGIESPAERAAAGKAEQGTVRLWAGHVSGEVVIRVSDDGKGLDQEKIRRKAQAMGLIAPEAELERKELLNLIFEPGFSTAEKVSDLSGRGVGMDVVKRSIEALRGKMEIDSEPGKGVVLTVRLPLTLAIIDGFCVLIGSGSYIVPLTALRGFQERPCGQDHPVVGVIERMGRLLPCVNLRALFGVAEERPDYERIVVAEVGGTEIGLAVDKVVGRQQAVIKSLDEMYRNVAFISGTTINGDGSISLILDVQRLVEFAAARAEGAA
- a CDS encoding STAS domain-containing protein, giving the protein MSINLHVTEHDNCIVARPETKDLRFDVSNEFKQALVELIEARPDHLVIDISDIEFVDSTALSAFIAAKSRLAAKGKTLVLFGQSKAVTGVLRLTSLDKFLNLMPDLDAALASLAAPA
- a CDS encoding DUF2087 domain-containing protein, which encodes MPRTPLPYFVGDISALARSLKGQLAARETTPSHLELLNMLARSAGCRNFQHFRAQTAPAVPGAPADAGPEAAAPAVDPARLRRLLRFFDAEGRLVRWPGKHGQRAACLWVLWAALPARRVLTEPEIDGCLKSGHLFGDHVLLRRWLCDLGLVERTPDCREYRRIERRPPQEALALIGSVRSRSAPAA